From a single Ignavibacteria bacterium genomic region:
- a CDS encoding DUF4837 family protein, whose protein sequence is MFRCSNFRFSSLLLLLSLIFISCNNQQPESSGKLTDIQIITDETVTGSQKGIVDSVISTVSLDGMSEPFFESVTFIKQNFDKTPSGKNLLIFLRTSSSLMNQRFKSIFRDEVISRAEKGSEPVIIRKENLFFNGQTVWFLIYGREFNLDSFLTSSSVSLIQKIKDNCLSTSRSEKKPEKYEKEISDSVKLIHGIDFKIPVGFEAALPLNKKGFSLLRRGAGTKTEEWILIAEITDTISNYDTSQIIKIRDVVIPKAIVYRDGSVMKTGRLLLDSIVINSFRGDWTTSPYPMAGVFTGRILKLGTKVFYIEAGIYSPGRPKTLNLLRLENMIRNLP, encoded by the coding sequence ATGTTCCGGTGTAGCAACTTCAGATTTTCTTCTCTCCTCCTTCTTCTCTCGCTCATTTTTATCAGTTGCAACAACCAGCAACCTGAATCCTCCGGAAAACTTACTGACATTCAAATAATTACCGATGAGACCGTAACAGGTTCTCAGAAGGGAATTGTCGATTCAGTTATTTCAACCGTGTCGCTCGACGGAATGAGTGAACCATTTTTCGAATCAGTAACCTTTATAAAACAGAACTTCGATAAAACCCCGTCAGGGAAAAATCTACTCATATTTCTGAGGACTTCTTCCTCACTTATGAATCAACGCTTCAAAAGTATTTTTAGAGATGAAGTAATTTCCCGGGCGGAAAAGGGAAGTGAACCCGTCATAATCAGGAAGGAAAATTTATTTTTTAACGGACAGACTGTCTGGTTTCTGATATATGGAAGGGAGTTTAACCTTGATAGTTTCCTGACCTCCTCCTCTGTTTCTTTGATACAGAAAATAAAAGACAATTGCTTGAGTACCTCCCGGTCTGAAAAAAAGCCGGAAAAATATGAAAAAGAAATATCTGACTCTGTCAAGCTGATCCACGGTATTGATTTTAAAATTCCGGTTGGTTTTGAAGCGGCATTGCCCCTGAATAAGAAAGGATTCTCGCTACTGAGGAGGGGAGCCGGAACAAAAACAGAAGAATGGATTCTGATTGCTGAGATTACCGATACGATTTCCAATTATGACACTTCACAAATCATTAAGATCAGGGATGTTGTCATCCCAAAGGCGATTGTTTACAGAGATGGTTCCGTGATGAAAACGGGCAGACTGCTTTTAGACTCTATCGTAATTAACTCTTTTCGGGGAGACTGGACTACAAGTCCATATCCGATGGCGGGGGTGTTTACAGGAAGAATTCTAAAATTGGGGACTAAAGTGTTTTATATCGAGGCAGGAATATATTCGCCGGGCAGACCAAAAACTTTGAATCTGCTCCGGCTTGAAAATATGATAAGGAATCTTCCTTAG
- a CDS encoding riboflavin synthase encodes MFTGLVEETGVIIDIRNRGNEISLQLRASVIPGDVKVGDSININGACQTVVEVHGDLLLFDTVQETLKKTTLGTLKKGDRVNLERALRADSRLGGHFVLGHVDTTGRVTEVVKLSGSYNLKISFDSRFDKYVIPVGSICIDGVSLTVAEKGSGWLKTAIIPHTWENTTLASLKANSPVNLEFDVLGKYVLNLVSGTNYGGISIEKLKESGFA; translated from the coding sequence ATGTTTACCGGACTGGTGGAAGAAACAGGTGTTATCATCGATATAAGAAACAGAGGAAATGAGATTTCTCTGCAGCTTAGGGCAAGTGTCATTCCAGGGGATGTGAAAGTTGGTGACAGCATCAATATTAACGGTGCCTGTCAAACGGTGGTGGAGGTACATGGTGACCTGCTGCTGTTCGATACTGTTCAGGAAACACTGAAAAAAACAACATTGGGTACACTCAAAAAAGGAGACAGGGTAAACCTCGAACGGGCTCTTCGTGCAGATTCACGACTCGGAGGGCATTTTGTCCTCGGACATGTGGATACAACCGGCAGAGTGACTGAGGTTGTAAAATTGTCGGGAAGCTACAATCTGAAAATTTCTTTCGACTCAAGATTTGATAAGTATGTTATTCCTGTGGGATCTATCTGCATCGATGGAGTGAGCCTGACGGTGGCAGAAAAGGGGAGTGGGTGGTTGAAAACTGCAATAATCCCTCACACTTGGGAGAACACAACTCTTGCATCTCTTAAAGCCAATTCCCCTGTGAATCTGGAATTTGATGTTCTGGGTAAGTATGTTCTCAATTTAGTAAGCGGGACAAATTACGGGGGCATTTCCATAGAGAAACTTAAAGAATCCGGGTTTGCCTGA
- the hpt gene encoding hypoxanthine phosphoribosyltransferase, whose amino-acid sequence MDKLVVNNETFEIFLSEEVIQKRISELGAQISEDYKGKVPIFIGILNGAFMFLSDLLKNFCGECEVDFLKLSSYHEAKVSSGKVDLLKDINADLNQRDIIIVEDIIDSGLSAEFIMAHLKKHNPASVRIASLLLKPKSVKYNINVDYVGFNIPNNFVIGYGLDLVQKYRNLRAVYSMVEEGSK is encoded by the coding sequence ATGGATAAGCTGGTTGTTAATAACGAAACATTTGAGATATTTCTTTCTGAAGAAGTTATTCAAAAAAGAATATCTGAACTTGGTGCTCAAATTTCGGAGGACTACAAGGGCAAAGTGCCCATTTTTATCGGTATCCTTAATGGTGCCTTTATGTTTCTTTCTGATTTGTTGAAAAATTTCTGCGGTGAGTGTGAGGTCGATTTCCTCAAACTCTCCAGCTATCATGAGGCAAAAGTATCTTCGGGCAAAGTGGATTTGTTAAAAGATATCAACGCTGACTTGAACCAAAGAGATATTATAATTGTTGAAGATATAATAGATTCCGGCTTGTCCGCTGAATTTATCATGGCGCACCTCAAAAAGCATAACCCTGCTTCTGTAAGAATAGCGTCATTACTACTTAAGCCTAAAAGTGTTAAGTATAACATCAATGTTGATTATGTAGGATTTAATATTCCAAATAATTTTGTAATAGGTTACGGACTCGACCTTGTTCAAAAATACCGCAATCTTAGGGCGGTATACTCAATGGTCGAAGAAGGAAGCAAATAA
- the greA gene encoding transcription elongation factor GreA, with protein MYDIVYLSQERLIELEKELAEMKSSGRKEIAGKIAEARAHGDLSENAEYDAAKEAQGLFELRIHKLEAVLARAKVIDPASMPKDKVHILAKVKIKNLKTLKTIEYQIVSNEESNLENGKISVSSPVGQGLLGKKVGDIAQVKAPAGLIQFEILEIR; from the coding sequence ATGTACGATATTGTATATCTGTCACAAGAAAGATTGATTGAGCTCGAGAAAGAGCTCGCGGAAATGAAGTCATCAGGAAGAAAGGAAATCGCCGGCAAAATTGCCGAAGCCCGTGCACACGGTGACCTTTCTGAAAATGCTGAATACGATGCTGCAAAAGAAGCACAGGGACTGTTTGAACTTAGAATTCACAAACTTGAGGCTGTGCTTGCTCGTGCAAAGGTGATTGATCCTGCATCGATGCCGAAGGATAAAGTGCACATCCTTGCGAAGGTTAAAATTAAAAACCTTAAGACGCTTAAAACAATTGAGTATCAGATTGTTTCCAACGAAGAATCCAATCTGGAAAATGGAAAGATTTCAGTTTCCTCTCCGGTAGGACAGGGATTGCTCGGCAAGAAAGTAGGAGACATTGCACAGGTAAAAGCTCCGGCCGGTTTGATACAATTCGAGATCCTCGAGATCCGTTGA
- a CDS encoding MBOAT family protein, whose translation MDVIELLKYNSGNPLLFNSVLFFFLFTIVYLIYTGFEKNIKARNLVLLLFSLYFYYKISGGYIGILIAVGIIDFFVGKFLVREKSDIKRKLLLSFSVLVNIGILVYFKYTFFIVNEFGLQSSQFFSYFTREILTPVGISYYIFKSVGYTLSIYREEIEEAEQNLFTYLLYVSFFPTIVAGPISKAANLLPQFNSPTRITRENVSKGIFLLITGTLKKVLIADFIALNFVDRVFENPDLFTSIECLLAGYGAFLQIYFDFSGYTDIVRGMAYLFGFELEENFKKPFLANSVSEFWRRWHITLYTFLSENVFNPLSFALRRLGVYGIYIAILVTFLVSGTWHGANLTFIVWGLIHGACIVFDTMFRNTRKKIVAVVNEKFFRMVEIVITFHVIAFSFIIFKSPSLDSAMVFIGKLFSEIKFAHIEKWLSFYLVPFLVMAGGLILAIVPERFYKSLYIRFASIHWSLKALTFAVVIIFVYQVLGTSTLPFVYIEF comes from the coding sequence TTGGATGTAATTGAGTTACTAAAATATAATTCCGGAAATCCATTACTGTTCAACTCGGTATTGTTCTTTTTCCTGTTTACTATTGTTTATCTGATATATACCGGTTTCGAGAAGAATATCAAAGCAAGAAACCTTGTGCTTCTGCTATTCAGCCTCTACTTTTATTACAAGATATCAGGGGGATACATTGGTATTCTGATTGCTGTAGGCATAATTGATTTTTTCGTAGGGAAGTTTCTTGTACGCGAAAAATCAGATATCAAAAGAAAACTGTTGCTTTCCTTTTCTGTTCTGGTAAACATTGGAATTCTTGTCTATTTTAAGTACACTTTTTTCATTGTGAATGAATTTGGACTGCAATCATCTCAGTTCTTTTCCTATTTTACCAGAGAAATTCTTACTCCTGTCGGAATTTCCTATTATATCTTTAAATCCGTCGGCTACACTCTTTCGATCTACAGAGAGGAAATAGAGGAAGCCGAGCAAAATCTTTTTACCTACCTTCTTTATGTCTCGTTTTTCCCGACAATAGTAGCCGGTCCAATTTCCAAGGCTGCTAATCTGCTGCCTCAGTTTAACAGTCCTACCAGGATTACACGGGAAAATGTAAGCAAGGGAATTTTCCTTCTGATCACGGGAACCCTTAAAAAGGTGCTTATTGCAGATTTCATCGCCCTCAATTTCGTGGACAGAGTTTTTGAAAATCCCGATCTTTTCACATCAATCGAATGCCTGCTCGCCGGATATGGAGCTTTCCTGCAGATTTATTTTGACTTTTCGGGATATACCGACATTGTTCGTGGAATGGCGTATCTGTTCGGTTTTGAACTTGAAGAAAATTTCAAAAAACCGTTCCTCGCCAATTCTGTCAGTGAGTTTTGGCGGCGCTGGCATATTACCCTCTACACTTTCCTGAGTGAAAATGTATTCAATCCGTTAAGTTTCGCTCTCAGACGACTCGGAGTTTACGGCATTTATATTGCCATTCTTGTGACCTTTCTGGTTTCCGGAACCTGGCATGGTGCGAATCTGACTTTTATTGTTTGGGGACTGATACACGGGGCTTGCATCGTCTTCGATACCATGTTCCGAAACACCCGGAAAAAGATTGTTGCTGTTGTGAATGAAAAATTTTTCAGAATGGTCGAGATTGTTATCACTTTCCATGTCATAGCATTTTCATTTATTATTTTCAAGTCGCCATCCCTGGACAGTGCAATGGTCTTTATAGGGAAACTTTTCAGTGAAATAAAATTTGCTCATATTGAAAAGTGGTTGAGTTTCTATCTTGTTCCGTTCCTCGTGATGGCAGGAGGGCTGATTCTCGCGATCGTTCCTGAGAGATTTTATAAGTCACTCTACATTCGATTTGCCTCCATCCACTGGAGTTTGAAAGCCCTCACATTTGCAGTCGTTATTATTTTTGTTTATCAGGTTCTCGGAACCTCTACCTTACCATTCGTTTACATCGAGTTTTAA
- the tilS gene encoding tRNA lysidine(34) synthetase TilS: MPDTLFLKFTKFCTDQKFLAQGDKILVALSGGADSVLLLHFLLKLKSRLDLQLVAVHLNHQLRGEESVRDRDFCIGLCNSLNVELVVRELPVKEYSTGYKISIEMAARELRYQSLKTLLKELNFDKIATGHNLDDNAETVILNMIKGKGLTAVSGIPVKRDNLIRPLLCISKKEIIKYLDTIKSGFVTDSSNFDSIYQRNLIRNEIFPLFEKINPHAGEALFRFSEMMHSLPASIIATEPVTSSQDGKILVIDLAAVKKSNEFNLYNELSIRFIELFSLNLKFENFYSLKKLFGAQSGKKISLGYNLTAVRTRDKVLVSTSNEEILSEIDLNPGSTVEFGNFRISCHLCEIGDYKVFESGSVEFIDSDKIAGSLSVRPPKKGEWFLPINGKGKRKVSDFFNDIKLEPSKKWNHPIVSSGDQIVWICGFRLDDRFKVTNETKRIYKLEIETYG; encoded by the coding sequence TTGCCTGATACACTTTTCTTAAAATTTACGAAGTTTTGTACTGATCAAAAATTTCTCGCACAAGGTGATAAAATTCTTGTGGCGCTCAGTGGAGGGGCTGATTCGGTACTCCTGCTCCATTTCCTTCTTAAACTAAAATCCCGCCTTGATTTGCAACTTGTAGCTGTTCACCTTAACCATCAGCTAAGAGGCGAAGAATCTGTCAGAGACCGTGATTTTTGTATCGGACTCTGCAATTCGTTGAATGTCGAATTAGTCGTGAGGGAACTTCCGGTAAAGGAGTATTCCACAGGCTATAAAATATCGATCGAAATGGCGGCAAGGGAATTAAGGTATCAATCGCTGAAAACCCTTCTGAAGGAATTGAATTTTGACAAAATTGCAACAGGTCACAACCTGGATGATAATGCCGAAACGGTAATTCTCAATATGATAAAAGGGAAAGGTCTCACTGCAGTCTCAGGTATCCCCGTAAAAAGAGATAATCTTATCAGACCGCTTCTTTGCATCTCAAAAAAAGAGATTATCAAGTATCTGGACACAATCAAATCAGGTTTTGTAACAGACAGTTCCAACTTCGATTCCATCTACCAGAGAAATCTGATTCGCAACGAAATATTTCCACTCTTCGAGAAGATAAATCCCCATGCCGGTGAAGCACTTTTTCGATTCTCGGAAATGATGCACTCACTCCCTGCTTCAATCATCGCTACTGAACCGGTTACTTCTTCACAGGACGGGAAAATCCTTGTGATAGATTTGGCAGCGGTTAAAAAATCAAACGAATTCAACCTCTACAACGAGTTATCAATTAGATTTATTGAACTTTTTAGTTTAAATTTAAAGTTCGAAAATTTTTATAGTCTAAAAAAATTATTTGGGGCTCAGTCAGGCAAAAAGATTTCTCTTGGTTACAACCTGACCGCTGTCAGAACCAGAGACAAGGTGCTTGTTTCCACAAGTAATGAAGAAATTCTTTCGGAAATTGACCTTAATCCCGGTAGTACCGTGGAATTTGGCAATTTCAGGATTTCCTGCCATCTCTGTGAAATTGGCGATTACAAAGTTTTTGAATCCGGGAGTGTTGAGTTTATAGACAGCGACAAAATTGCAGGAAGTCTGTCTGTCCGTCCGCCAAAGAAAGGGGAATGGTTCCTGCCAATAAACGGCAAAGGGAAAAGGAAAGTGTCTGATTTTTTTAATGATATCAAGCTGGAACCTTCGAAGAAATGGAATCACCCCATTGTCTCATCGGGTGACCAAATCGTTTGGATTTGTGGTTTCAGGCTCGATGACCGATTTAAAGTAACTAACGAGACAAAAAGAATTTACAAGTTAGAGATCGAAACATATGGATAA
- a CDS encoding M20/M25/M40 family metallo-hydrolase, whose product MKKLLFLLVFVSPSFFTQSFIATLTGKAFTSNYGYYMIRDVCDLAGGRLMGSESNKKAFEMLKKELENKGMKPFYEKFTSPVWFRGEDKVVLKLPYRKNLRAYALAWVSPAKIEDAKAVFVYSGYEEDYRNIDVAGKIVVISQERPAGRDELLRGEAIKIAAAKGAVACLFINEAKGGKVLCGVGNFKGDPLKIPAFTLTFEEGAKLRRLLERKVNVVLDVVSNSRVETGESNNLVARIDGTSDEKLVIGGHFDSWDLGDGAADNGHGSAVMFEAAALLKEFGIKPKRTIEFVWFNGEETGLWGSKKYVEAHRNDKIFAMINLDMPGKINGFNVMGFDPLLPAIKEITDTSGSFDLSKSMSTAWTNSDHMFFMFNGIPVITPVGGMTKEMTDHYHDFGDSFDKLDKDYISHGAAAVAFLAAGLADSDFKLFRFSPDEVKELLKKHNLEKRLKKQEEYPF is encoded by the coding sequence ATGAAAAAACTGCTGTTTCTCCTCGTTTTTGTATCACCATCCTTTTTTACACAATCCTTTATCGCAACCCTGACCGGCAAAGCTTTTACATCCAATTATGGATACTATATGATAAGGGATGTTTGTGATCTTGCAGGAGGAAGGTTGATGGGCAGCGAGTCCAACAAAAAAGCATTCGAAATGCTAAAAAAAGAGTTGGAAAATAAAGGTATGAAGCCTTTTTACGAGAAATTTACATCACCGGTCTGGTTCAGAGGTGAAGACAAGGTCGTCTTAAAGCTGCCTTATCGAAAGAACCTTCGAGCATACGCCCTTGCCTGGGTCTCACCTGCGAAGATTGAAGATGCCAAAGCGGTTTTTGTTTATTCGGGATATGAGGAAGATTACCGGAATATAGATGTGGCAGGAAAAATTGTCGTAATCAGTCAGGAAAGACCTGCAGGAAGAGATGAACTTCTCAGGGGAGAGGCAATCAAGATTGCTGCTGCCAAAGGTGCGGTCGCATGCCTTTTCATAAATGAGGCAAAAGGCGGAAAAGTGTTGTGCGGGGTGGGGAATTTCAAGGGTGACCCTCTTAAAATACCGGCTTTTACACTCACATTTGAGGAGGGTGCAAAACTTAGAAGACTTTTGGAACGCAAGGTGAATGTCGTTCTTGATGTCGTATCCAATTCACGGGTGGAAACAGGGGAGTCCAATAATCTTGTAGCCCGAATAGACGGAACAAGTGACGAGAAGCTGGTGATTGGTGGTCACTTCGACAGTTGGGACCTGGGTGATGGTGCTGCGGACAATGGTCACGGAAGTGCTGTCATGTTTGAAGCAGCCGCACTTCTAAAGGAATTTGGAATCAAACCAAAAAGAACCATCGAGTTTGTCTGGTTCAACGGAGAAGAAACTGGGCTGTGGGGTTCGAAAAAATATGTGGAAGCCCACAGGAATGATAAAATATTTGCGATGATAAATCTCGATATGCCCGGCAAAATTAACGGATTTAATGTGATGGGCTTTGACCCATTGTTACCGGCAATCAAAGAAATCACCGATACTTCCGGTTCTTTTGATCTCTCAAAATCAATGAGCACAGCCTGGACAAACAGCGACCATATGTTTTTTATGTTCAACGGGATCCCGGTTATCACTCCGGTTGGAGGAATGACCAAGGAAATGACTGATCACTATCACGATTTTGGCGATTCCTTTGATAAACTCGATAAAGATTACATTTCTCACGGCGCGGCTGCAGTTGCATTTCTTGCGGCAGGTCTCGCAGATTCTGACTTCAAATTATTCCGGTTCTCGCCTGATGAGGTGAAGGAACTCCTGAAGAAGCACAACCTTGAGAAACGGTTGAAAAAGCAGGAAGAATATCCATTTTAG
- a CDS encoding dolichol kinase, translated as MNSSEQTQIDYKYEIYRKMIHTCSLSIPIIYYFIPKNTGLIILGLVLIISLIVDVGRFISPPFAKFVYKFFGSIFRKHELDEGKKQLSGATYLLGAAILCIIVFPKAIAIVALLFLIVGDTVAALIGRKWGKTRFLKKSLEGTGAFFLSTVVIAFLTPKFTDSWIEIGMIVFSGFIAAIAENIASGVLDDNVAIPLSTGTVLWLLYWLFFPNLELVLKNVPV; from the coding sequence ATGAATAGCTCTGAACAGACTCAGATAGACTACAAATATGAGATCTATCGTAAGATGATCCATACTTGTAGTCTGTCTATTCCCATCATTTATTACTTTATTCCCAAAAATACGGGACTGATAATTCTCGGTCTCGTTCTGATAATCTCACTGATTGTTGATGTCGGAAGATTTATCAGCCCGCCATTTGCCAAATTTGTTTACAAGTTTTTCGGCTCCATCTTTAGAAAGCACGAGCTCGATGAGGGAAAAAAACAACTGTCAGGAGCAACATATTTGCTCGGTGCAGCCATTCTGTGTATTATCGTCTTCCCAAAGGCAATTGCCATCGTTGCTCTCCTCTTTCTTATTGTAGGAGATACCGTAGCTGCTCTTATCGGCAGGAAATGGGGCAAAACCCGTTTTCTCAAAAAAAGCCTTGAGGGCACAGGAGCGTTTTTCCTTAGTACAGTTGTCATCGCATTTCTGACACCGAAATTCACCGATTCCTGGATCGAAATCGGGATGATAGTTTTTAGTGGCTTTATTGCGGCTATAGCGGAGAATATAGCCTCAGGTGTACTCGATGACAATGTAGCCATTCCGCTCTCAACAGGGACTGTCCTGTGGCTTTTATACTGGCTCTTCTTCCCGAATCTGGAACTGGTTCTGAAGAATGTTCCGGTGTAG
- the ribD gene encoding bifunctional diaminohydroxyphosphoribosylaminopyrimidine deaminase/5-amino-6-(5-phosphoribosylamino)uracil reductase RibD, producing the protein MTKEDRKYLGDCIILGSRAEGKVSPNPAVGCIIVKDGRVLSVGYHREFGGAHAEVDAIARSKQDITGATVYVSLEPCSHFGKTPPCADLLVSKNIARVVIGMTDPNPLVSGKGIAKLKNAGIEVEVADLPLYRNFYRKFTKYITSDFPFVTIKSALTLDGKIAGVSGESKWITGEKSRRLVHLLRSKHDAVLTSSKTVLVDDPMLTVRHNHKPSPKRVMVTSKLFFQDGYNFFRNDDRKSFIVTLEEEQQNEEILQKLNWFQIPIIFVKPDKEGKPDMVQTLKSLHSLGITSVMVEAGAKLTTEMINSDLFDEFVCFIAPKLMGNGINLFDGISNHGLAKAKKLKLDHVKQLNGDVALFFSKMEQ; encoded by the coding sequence ATGACAAAAGAAGACAGGAAGTATCTTGGTGATTGTATCATTCTGGGATCGCGAGCCGAAGGGAAGGTCAGCCCCAATCCAGCCGTCGGTTGTATCATTGTAAAAGATGGCAGAGTACTTTCAGTCGGTTATCACCGGGAATTTGGCGGGGCTCATGCAGAAGTGGATGCAATAGCAAGAAGCAAACAGGATATTACAGGTGCAACTGTCTATGTGAGTCTTGAACCTTGCTCCCACTTTGGCAAAACTCCTCCATGTGCGGATCTTCTTGTTTCGAAGAATATTGCGAGGGTAGTGATCGGTATGACCGATCCGAATCCTCTGGTGTCCGGAAAGGGAATAGCAAAGTTAAAAAATGCAGGAATTGAGGTGGAGGTCGCTGACCTCCCCTTATATAGAAATTTTTACAGGAAATTTACAAAGTATATTACTAGTGATTTCCCGTTTGTGACCATTAAGTCAGCACTCACCCTCGATGGAAAAATTGCAGGTGTGTCCGGTGAATCCAAATGGATTACGGGTGAAAAATCCCGGCGACTGGTCCATCTCTTGAGAAGCAAACATGACGCTGTGCTTACCTCATCCAAAACAGTTCTCGTGGATGACCCGATGCTTACGGTCAGGCACAACCACAAACCCTCACCAAAAAGAGTGATGGTTACATCAAAACTTTTCTTTCAAGACGGATACAATTTCTTCCGGAACGATGATCGAAAATCTTTTATCGTGACCCTCGAAGAGGAGCAGCAGAACGAGGAAATCCTTCAAAAACTCAACTGGTTTCAAATCCCGATCATTTTTGTAAAACCCGACAAAGAAGGTAAACCGGATATGGTACAGACCTTGAAGAGTCTGCATTCTCTTGGAATTACCTCCGTTATGGTGGAGGCGGGAGCCAAATTGACTACAGAAATGATTAACTCCGATCTGTTTGATGAATTTGTCTGCTTTATTGCCCCCAAACTCATGGGCAATGGAATAAATCTCTTCGATGGCATCAGTAATCATGGATTGGCAAAAGCCAAGAAATTGAAACTGGATCATGTGAAGCAACTGAATGGTGATGTTGCACTCTTCTTTTCAAAAATGGAGCAATAA
- the ftsH gene encoding ATP-dependent zinc metalloprotease FtsH has protein sequence MRVVFGWGVVIIAAVIAMQLFKGETVKYVEIPYYQYVKILNDSLIKSAEVNITDSKVHTFQAELREKVNVGIADKKVLTDKITVNIAEPDFELEKKKWDEKKIDLTINQQSNNFMTILISMIPWILIIGLWFFFMRRMQGGGGAGGQRGIFNFGKSKAKLINQSNNKVTFKNVAGADEAKVELQEVIEFLKEPSKFQKLGGKIPRGVLLLGPPGTGKTLLARAVAGEAGVPFFSISGADFVEMFVGVGASRVRDLFEQGKRSAPCIIFIDEIDAVGRHRGAGLGGGHDEREQTLNQLLVEMDGFEQNSGVIIIAATNRPDVLDPALLRPGRFDRQIVVDRPDVKGREGILKVHTKNTPLADDVELSILAKGTPGLAGAELANLVNEASLLAARKNKSKVDMDDFEEAKDKVMMGMERKSMIISDAEKKTTSYHEIGHVLVAKMIPEADPVHKVTIIPRGRALGVTSYLPVDEKHTYSKSYLEAVITYALGGRAAEKIIFDHYTTGAGNDIERATNLARKMVCEWGMSDKLGPLNYGTKHEEIFLGKEIQQHRDYSEKTAIEIDEEIKRIINSCMDRAMIILKDNIEMLHKLSAELLEREILDSEEIDKIMRGEELPPVPKADKKEELPDHVKEMLKSRSSVVKPADE, from the coding sequence ATGAGGGTGGTTTTCGGCTGGGGGGTTGTTATTATCGCAGCCGTTATTGCCATGCAACTCTTCAAAGGTGAAACAGTCAAATATGTTGAAATACCTTACTATCAGTATGTTAAAATCCTTAATGACAGCCTGATTAAATCGGCTGAAGTGAACATCACTGATTCAAAGGTTCATACTTTTCAGGCGGAACTCAGGGAAAAAGTCAATGTCGGAATTGCAGACAAAAAAGTGTTAACTGATAAAATTACTGTGAACATAGCCGAGCCGGATTTTGAACTTGAAAAGAAAAAATGGGATGAAAAAAAGATTGATCTGACTATTAATCAGCAATCAAATAATTTCATGACAATTCTTATCAGCATGATTCCCTGGATTCTCATCATAGGTCTGTGGTTCTTCTTCATGAGAAGAATGCAGGGTGGTGGCGGAGCCGGTGGTCAGCGCGGTATCTTCAATTTTGGCAAGAGTAAAGCCAAACTGATCAATCAGTCGAACAATAAAGTGACATTTAAAAATGTTGCCGGTGCCGATGAAGCTAAAGTTGAATTGCAGGAAGTTATAGAATTCCTTAAAGAACCTTCAAAATTCCAAAAACTTGGTGGAAAAATTCCAAGAGGTGTTCTCCTGCTGGGACCTCCGGGGACAGGCAAGACCCTTCTCGCGAGAGCTGTTGCTGGTGAAGCAGGTGTCCCATTCTTCTCGATATCGGGTGCTGATTTCGTCGAGATGTTTGTAGGCGTGGGTGCAAGCCGTGTAAGAGACCTTTTTGAACAAGGAAAGAGAAGCGCCCCTTGTATTATTTTTATCGATGAGATTGACGCTGTCGGTCGTCACAGAGGTGCCGGTCTTGGTGGCGGTCACGATGAGAGGGAACAGACTTTAAACCAGCTCCTCGTTGAGATGGATGGATTTGAACAAAACAGTGGCGTAATAATTATTGCAGCCACAAACAGACCCGATGTTCTTGATCCTGCTCTGCTCCGTCCCGGCAGGTTCGACAGACAGATTGTAGTCGACAGACCTGATGTTAAGGGAAGAGAAGGCATTCTAAAGGTGCATACCAAGAACACTCCACTGGCTGATGATGTTGAACTTTCGATTCTCGCTAAAGGAACACCAGGACTCGCAGGTGCTGAGCTTGCCAATCTTGTTAATGAAGCTTCTCTTCTTGCCGCAAGAAAGAATAAATCCAAAGTTGATATGGATGATTTCGAAGAGGCAAAAGACAAAGTTATGATGGGCATGGAGCGGAAAAGCATGATTATTTCCGATGCAGAAAAGAAAACCACTTCATATCATGAAATTGGACATGTTCTTGTAGCGAAAATGATTCCCGAGGCCGATCCTGTACACAAAGTTACAATCATTCCGCGTGGAAGGGCTCTTGGCGTAACAAGTTACCTGCCTGTGGATGAGAAACACACTTATTCAAAATCGTACCTTGAAGCTGTTATTACTTACGCATTGGGCGGCAGAGCAGCGGAAAAGATAATCTTCGACCATTATACAACAGGTGCCGGAAACGACATTGAGCGGGCTACAAATCTCGCCAGAAAAATGGTCTGTGAGTGGGGTATGAGCGACAAACTCGGACCACTTAACTATGGTACAAAGCATGAAGAAATTTTCCTCGGAAAGGAAATTCAGCAGCACAGGGATTACAGCGAAAAAACTGCAATTGAAATTGATGAGGAGATTAAACGAATCATTAATTCATGCATGGACAGGGCTATGATCATCCTCAAAGACAATATTGAGATGCTTCACAAACTCTCCGCTGAATTGCTCGAGAGAGAAATCCTTGATTCAGAGGAAATCGACAAAATTATGAGAGGCGAAGAGTTGCCTCCTGTACCCAAAGCTGACAAAAAAGAAGAACTGCCGGACCATGTAAAAGAGATGCTGAAAAGCAGATCATCAGTTGTTAAACCGGCAGATGAATAG